One region of Caldimonas thermodepolymerans genomic DNA includes:
- the epsE gene encoding polysaccharide export protein EpsE, whose translation MTTTLFLFRRWMAAVLLLVMAGSAAAQPANTREYVLGPGDVIRITVFQSPDLSLETRVSESGTITYPLLGQVQVGGITVVQAEKRIADGLRSGNYVKQPQVSIMVVQVRGNQASVLGQVNRPGKYPLELANTRLTDLIAMAGGVAPAGADVVVVTGTRNGKPFRKEVNLPSIFMEGRTDDDMVMENGDVVYVDRMPTIYIYGEVQRPGAIRLERDMTVMQALATGGGLTQRGTERGLRVHRRGPDGKVQVIQPSMEDKLRDGDVVYVRESLF comes from the coding sequence ATGACCACCACGCTGTTTCTGTTTCGTCGATGGATGGCGGCCGTGCTGCTGCTGGTGATGGCCGGCAGCGCGGCGGCCCAGCCGGCCAACACGCGCGAGTACGTGCTGGGGCCCGGCGACGTGATCCGCATCACCGTGTTCCAGAGCCCGGACCTGTCGCTGGAGACCCGCGTCTCCGAATCGGGAACCATCACCTATCCGCTGCTCGGCCAGGTGCAGGTGGGCGGCATCACGGTGGTCCAGGCCGAGAAACGCATTGCCGACGGCCTGCGCTCGGGCAACTACGTCAAGCAGCCACAGGTCTCCATCATGGTGGTGCAGGTGCGCGGCAACCAGGCATCGGTGCTCGGGCAGGTGAACCGCCCCGGCAAGTACCCGCTGGAGCTGGCCAACACACGGCTCACGGACCTGATCGCGATGGCCGGCGGGGTGGCGCCCGCGGGAGCGGACGTGGTCGTCGTCACCGGCACGCGCAACGGCAAGCCCTTCCGCAAGGAGGTGAACCTGCCCAGCATCTTCATGGAGGGCCGGACCGACGACGACATGGTCATGGAGAACGGCGACGTGGTCTACGTCGACCGCATGCCCACCATCTACATCTACGGCGAGGTGCAGCGTCCGGGCGCGATCCGGCTGGAGCGCGACATGACCGTGATGCAGGCGCTGGCCACGGGCGGCGGGCTCACCCAGCGGGGCACCGAGCGCGGCCTGCGGGTGCACCGGCGCGGTCCTGACGGCAAGGTGCAGGTGATCCAGCCGTCGATGGAGGACAAGCTCCGCGACGGCGACGTGGTCTACGTGCGCGAGAGCCTGTTCTAG
- the epsF gene encoding chain length determinant protein EpsF, with product MTLGQFFSILLARWKVALAVLVLAIGAAVAISLLLPKQYRATSTVVVDVRSPDPVAGMVLPGAQGYLLTQLEIIRSERVALRVVRNLKLADNPQTREQWRESTGGSVDIESWLAKALLRNLEVKPSGDSQVLAVSYTSVDPRFSALIANAFVQGYIDTQVDLRKEPAKQYASFFDERARELRERLEAAQARLSEYQKQHGLVATDERLDIENARLQELSSQLVAIQAVTAESSSRQSQAGAAADRMQEVLLNPLISSLKGDLNRQEARLQELNARYGSNHPQVIEAQASIAALRERIAAETRRVTSGVSVSNTINRQREAEIKAALEAQRERLLKMREQRDQAAVLVNDVANAQRAYDAVLARLNQTNLESHATLTNASMLSPAVPPTDPSSPNLILNVLLATSVGLVLAVAASVLLELLDRRVRTFADVVQLLGLPVLGVMPKPVRRGMLSGRRDRPLIARRVLGQLPRPKGV from the coding sequence ATGACGCTCGGTCAATTCTTCTCCATCCTGCTGGCACGGTGGAAGGTGGCGCTCGCGGTGCTCGTGCTGGCGATCGGCGCGGCCGTGGCCATCAGCCTGCTGTTGCCCAAGCAGTACCGCGCGACGTCCACCGTGGTGGTCGACGTGCGCTCTCCCGACCCGGTGGCCGGCATGGTGCTGCCCGGCGCCCAGGGCTACCTGCTCACCCAGCTGGAGATCATCCGCAGCGAGCGGGTGGCCCTGCGCGTGGTGCGCAACCTCAAGCTCGCCGACAACCCGCAGACCCGCGAGCAGTGGCGCGAGTCCACCGGCGGCAGCGTGGACATCGAGTCCTGGCTGGCCAAGGCGCTGTTGCGCAACCTCGAGGTCAAGCCGTCAGGCGACTCGCAGGTGCTGGCGGTGAGCTACACCTCGGTCGACCCCCGGTTCTCGGCGCTGATCGCGAACGCCTTCGTGCAGGGCTACATCGACACCCAGGTCGACCTGCGCAAGGAACCGGCCAAGCAGTACGCCTCCTTCTTCGACGAGCGTGCCCGCGAGCTGCGTGAACGGCTCGAGGCTGCGCAGGCGCGCCTGTCCGAATACCAGAAGCAGCATGGCCTGGTGGCCACCGACGAACGGCTCGACATCGAGAACGCGCGCCTGCAGGAACTGTCCTCCCAGCTGGTGGCGATCCAGGCGGTCACGGCCGAATCGAGCAGCCGGCAGAGCCAGGCCGGTGCGGCGGCCGACCGCATGCAGGAGGTGCTGCTCAACCCGCTGATCTCCAGCCTCAAGGGCGACCTCAACCGCCAGGAGGCCCGCCTGCAGGAACTGAACGCGCGCTACGGCAGCAACCACCCGCAGGTGATCGAGGCCCAGGCCAGCATCGCCGCCTTGCGCGAGCGCATCGCGGCCGAGACGCGGCGCGTCACCAGCGGCGTGAGCGTGAGCAACACCATCAACCGCCAGCGCGAGGCCGAGATCAAGGCGGCGCTGGAGGCGCAGCGCGAGCGGCTGCTGAAGATGCGCGAGCAGCGCGACCAGGCGGCGGTGCTGGTCAACGACGTGGCCAACGCCCAGCGGGCCTACGATGCGGTGCTGGCGCGGCTGAACCAGACCAACCTGGAAAGTCACGCCACGCTGACCAATGCATCGATGTTGAGTCCGGCGGTCCCGCCGACGGACCCGTCCTCGCCCAACCTGATCCTCAACGTCCTGCTGGCGACCAGCGTGGGGCTGGTGCTGGCGGTGGCCGCGAGCGTCCTGCTGGAGCTGCTGGACCGCCGGGTGCGCACCTTCGCCGACGTCGTGCAGCTGCTGGGCCTGCCGGTGCTGGGCGTGATGCCCAAGCCGGTGCGCCGCGGCATGCTGTCCGGTCGCCGTGACCGGCCGCTGATCGCGCGGCGCGTGCTGGGGCAGCTCCCGCGCCCGAAGGGGGTCTGA